The sequence below is a genomic window from Rhizobium gallicum bv. gallicum R602sp.
ATTGCATTACCGAGTTCGCGAGACAAATGCGGAAGCCAAGATTGCCGGTGACGTGCTTTATTCGAAGTGGTCGCCGTTCAAGGATGTCTCGGTCGAAACATGGCTCGTACCGGCTGCGCCCTGGCATATTCGCGTTCACAGGATCAATACGCCACGTGCGCTGCAGACGTCCGAAGGCGGCTTCGCGATCGCCAAACGGGATTTCGATCTTGATACGCTTTCGGTAGAAGCAGGTGCCGCGCATGTCATTGGAGAGAGTGATTTTTCCGGCATCGCCGATCTTGGCTCGACCGTGACGCGCACCGGCCTTGCGCAGAAAGCCTTGCCGAATACGAACCTCATTGTGGCAAAGACATTGGTGCCGCAGTTGCGCGGCGAAATCCCCGCAGGTGAGACCGTGCTGATCACGGCAGTGCTCGCAATCAATGATCCGCAAGCTGTTTCCGGGGCCTGGATGAAGCGCCCTGTTGTCCCGGACATCGGAGCTTTGGAGCAGCAGGTGAGGGAATACGGCGTGACGGTCAGCGCCATTGTCGCGCCGGGACAGATGCCATGAGCCGTCCCGGCATCGCGTTTGCCATGCATCCGGAACGCACCGAACATGTCGTCTCGGATGAGTTGCTTCAACGCCTGGAAGTCATCGGCCGCTTGCTCGACCGCGAGCCGCTGCAGAATTTCTCTGATGAGCGCGCCCGGCGCGTGCTCCCGGAGACGGAAATCCTCATTACAGGCTGGGGGGCGCCGCAGGTGGGCGGTGAGGTGCTTGCCGCAGCGAGGCGTTTGAAGATTGTCGCTCATGCGGCCGGCACCGTCAAAGGCATTATCGGTGAAGAGATTTTCAGGGCCGGGATTGCGGTCAGCCATGCCGCTGAAGCCAATGCCGCACCGGTCGCGGAGTTTACGCTCGCAGCCATTCTCTTTGCCGGCAAACAGGTTTTCCGCTTCCGCGACCGTTACGTGACAGACCGCAACCGTGACCGCACCCATCCGATGCAGCGTTTGGCGATCGGCAACTACCGGCGCACGGTCGGCATCATTGGTGCATCGCGGATCGGCCGTCGCGTCATCAAGTTGCTGGAGCCGTTTGACTACCGGCTTGTCCTTTTCGATCCGACGATTAGCATGGCTGAAGCCCAAGGGCTTGGAGCAGAGAAGGTCGAGCTGGATACTCTCATGAGGGTTTCCGACATCATTTCGCTTCACGCGCCGTCTCTGCCTTCCACGCAGCATATGATCGATGCGGACAGACTGGCTTTGATGAAGGACGGCGCAACTCTTATCAACACGGCTAGGGGCGCAATCATCGATGAAGCTGCGCTGCTGGCGACGCTTGCAACCGGCCGCATCGATGCCATCATCGATGTAACGGACCCGGAAATTCCCGAGCCTTCATCGGCCTTTTACGATCTGCCGAATCTGTTCCTGACGCCCCATATTGCAGGCGCCGTCGGACTGGAGCGCATGCGCCTCGGCGAAATGGCGGCGGACGAGATCGAACGTTTCTTAAAGGGCGAGCCGCTTCGTTATGGCGTCACCCTTGCGGATCTCGAAAAGATGGCCTGAGCCTATTCGACCCTGCGGGAATTCGGCGAGTCGTCATTGGCAAGCTCAGGCATCAGATCGGCGAGATTGACGACTTTGCCGGTGCGGGAACTCTGAAGCGCTGCAATGCCGCAAAGCACCGACATGGCCCCGGCACGCGTTCCCGCACGCTGATGAAGCCTGTCCTGCATGTCCGGCTTGAAGATCATATTGCGCATCCGGTCGTCCCCGCCGTAGTGGCCGCCGGACGAATGCGGCACGATGATACGCTCGACCGCCTCCTTCCCATTGGGGAAATTCCGGATCAGCAGGATCTCATCCTCTTTCTTCACCTCCCAGGGTTGGGCTTCATGCTGGCGGATTTCGATTCGGCCTTTGGTGCCGTTGAATGCCAGATGGTGGCCTTCGATCGGCTGGAAGGTGTTCAGCGAATAGGAGACATGCACGTTGTTTCGATAGCGGATGCTGACGACCATCGTGTCCGGAATGTCGATATCCTCGCGGAAGACGCAGCCGTCGCGAAAGTATCCGTCGATCTTCGACGGTTCCTCGTAGAGTGCGTCCAGGAAGGGATCTGCCTCCAGATCGAGATAGTAGTCGCATTCATGGGTGTGCGGACAGAGCTTGCAGCGTGGGCCGCGGAAGGGGCCTTTGCGGCCGTAATTCTGTAGGTCGGCGAAGGACGTCACGGCTTCGGGATCGCTGTCGAGATACCAGTTCAGCAGATCGAAATGGTGCGTGGCCTTGTGGACGAAGAGGCTGCCGGAATTTTCGGTATAGGCGTGCCAGCGACGGAAATAGTCGGCGCCGTGTTTCGTGTTCAGATACCAGTGGAAATCGACCGAACTGATGCGGCCGATCTCGCCGGAATTGAGCAATTCCTTGATTTTGGCTGCGGTCGGCGCATAGCGGTAGTTGAATGACACGTCGACGCGCCTGCCGGTGCGCTTCTCGGCGTCGATGATGCGGCGAATCTTGTCGACTGCGGTCGTCATCGGTTTTTCGGTGATGACGTCGATCCCGGCCTCCAGCGCCCGAACGACGATCGCATCATGCGTTTGATCCGGCGTGCAGACGATGACAAGGTCCGGTTTGACCTCGGCCAGCATCGCATCGATATCCTCGTAGATCGGTGCATTGCTGCCGATCATCGTGCGGGCGCGCTCGCCGCGAAGAGAGTTCTTTTCGACGATCGCGACGAGATCGACATGTTCGCGCCAACCGGCGAGCAGTTCTTTGCCCCACATGGTGGTTCCGCGATTTCCTGTCCCGATCAGTGCAAAACGGCGTTTCTCCATCGAATGATCCTCCTCAGGCGTGCTGAAATGTATCGAACTATGCTTGGCAGCAGCTATGGTATCGCTCGACGCAGGTCGCGATGACCTCGTCCGCTGGCCGTTTCCACCAATTCTCTGCCGAAAAGATTTCGACCTCCTGCGCGCCGAGGAAGCCTGCCTTCTCGATCATGCGCCGGATGCCTTTGAGATCGATCACGCCATCGCCCATCATGCCGCGGTCGGTTAGCATGTCCTTTGTCGGCACCAGCCAGTCGCAGATATGATGCGCGAAGATACGCTTCATCTGGCCGGCGCGCGCGATCTGGTTGGCGAGATCCGGATCCCACCAGACATGGTAGACGTCGATTGCAACGCCGACGTTTTCGCCCAGCTGCTCACACATATCGAGCGCGTGAGCGAGCGTGTTCACGCAGGCTCGGTCGGCCGCATACATCGGATGCAGGGGTTCGATTGCCAACGGCATGCCGGCGGCTTCTGCATGCGGCGATACCGCAGCGATACCGTCGGACACCATCTGGCGCGCTGCGCCGATGTCCTTGGAACTGCCCGGCAGCCCGCCGACGACGAGCACGAGGCAATCGGCACCGAGCGCGGCAGCCTCATCGATTGCGCGCCTGTTGTCGTCGAGGTTCCTCTGCCATCCCGCCTCGTTTTCCGCCGGAAAGAAACCGCCGCGACAAAGGCCGGTCAGCTTCAGTCCGTTCGATTTGACGATGCGAACGGCCTCGGCGAGTCCAACTTTCGCGACCTGCTCCCGCCAGGGTGCGATCCTGGTGATGCCGTGCTTCAGGCAGAGATCGACGGCTTGGCCAAATCCGCATTGTTCACGGATCGTCGCAAGGTTGATCGAAAGTCCTTCGACCTGCATATGAATTCCTCCCGCTCCCGATCGGCGTCAGTAAACGCCATGAACGGCGAGCACGCGCTTCATGCGGTTGACCGCCATATCGGGATCGGCAAGTACGCGCGCCTTGTCCGCCAGCCGGAAAAGCTCCGCGAGATGCGTCAGTGAACGCGTGCTCTGCTGCCCGCCGATCATCGTGAAGTGGTCCTGCAGGCCGTTGAGATAGGCAAGGAAGACGACGCCAGTCTTGTAGAAGCGCGTCGGCGCCTTGAAGATGTGACGTGAAAGCGGAACGGTCGGATCGAGCAAGTCGAAGAACTCGCGGTTGCTCTTGCGGCCGAGTGCTTCCATAGCGGCGGAGGCGGCCGGAGCAATGGCATCGAAGATGCCGAGCAGGGCGTCGGAGTGCCCCTGTTCGTCGCCGGCTATCAGTTCCGCATAGTTGAAGTCGTCGCCGGTATACATGCGCACGCCCTTCGGCAGTTGCCGGCGCATTGCGATTTCCTTCTCCTTGGAAAGCAGGGAAACCTTAATGCCGTCGACCTTTGCGGCATTGGCCTCGATCACTTGCAGGCAGGTGGACATGGCCTTGACGTGATCCGGATTACCCCAATAGCCTTCCAGCGCCGGGTCGAACATCTCGCCCAGCCAGTGGATGACGACCGGTTCTTTCACCTGCCGCAGGATGCGGTCATAGACGCGGATGTAATCGTCCGGCCCTCTCGCAGCTGCCGCAAGCGCGCGGCTTGCCATCAGGATGATGCGCCCGCCCTCTGCCTCGACGGCTTCGATCTGTTCTTCGTAGGCCCTGATGATCGTGTCGATCGTCACGTCGGGACCGGGCGCCAGATGATCGGTACCGGCGCCGCAGGCGATCAGTGCATCCTTGCGAGTGCGTGCTTCGGCAAGAGCTCGGCGAATGAGATCGCGCGCTTCGGGCCAGCCAAGTCCCATACCGCGCTGCGCCGTGTCCATCGCTTCGGCAACGCCGAGGCCGAGGTCCCAAAGGCGGTGGCGGAAGGCGAGGGTCCGTTCCCAATCGATGGCAGGCGTCAACCATGGATCGTTGTCCGCCAGCGGGTCGGCGACGACATGGGCAGCGGCAAAGACCACGCGCGGAAAATCTTTCGCATCACGCTTCTTGAGCTCGATTGGCGTTCCGGTCAGCGTATAGGGGGCGATCCTGCCGTCGAGGGGAAGATTGATCGTCTGCATATCAGAACTCCAATGCCGGAACGTCGAGCCAGCGGCGCTCGGCCCAAGATCTCAGGCCCAACTCCGCAAGCTGGACGCCCTTGGCGCCCGCCTCTAGGCCGTAGGGCCAGGGGGCGTCTTCGGCGACATGGCGCAGGAACATTTCCCACTGCACCTTAAAACCGTTGTCGAATGCCTGCGTATCCGGCACCTCGTCCCATGTCTGGTAGAAGTCGATCGTTTGCGGCTGGTCCGGATTCCACACCGGCTTCGGCGTATTGACCCGATGCTGCGTCCAGCATTTCGTAAGACCGGCGACGGCAGAACCGTGCGTGCCGTCTACCTGGAAGGTCACGAGATCGTCGCGGCGCACGCGAACGGCCCAGGACGAATTGATCTGCGCGATGACGCCGCCTTCAAGCTCGAAGGTAGCATAAGCCGCATCATCCGTATCGCAGGCGTAGGTCTTTCCCTGCTCGTCGACGCGGCTGCCAATATGCGTTGCGCCGAGGCAGGAAACCGCTTTCACCTCGCCGAAAAGATTGTCGAGCACGTAGCGCCAGTGGCAGAGCATGTCGAGGATAATGCCGCCGCCATCGCCCTTGCGGTAGTTCCAGGACGGCCGCTGCGCCGGAACGCCCCAATCGCCCTCGAAAACCCAATAGCCGAACTCGCCGCGCACCGAGAGGATCTTGCCGAAGAAACCGGAATCGCGCAGCAGCGCCAGCTTGCGAAGACCCGGCAGGAAGAGTTTGTCCTGCACGACACCGTGCTTGAGGCCGGAGGCTCGCGCTTTCCGTGCAAGGTCAACGGCCACTTGCAGGTCGTCGGAGATCGGCTTTTCGCAATAGACGTGCTTGCCGGCATCGAGTGCCTTGGAAAGCAGCTCGGCGCGCATCAATGTCGTTCCGGCATCGAAGAAAATCTGGTCGTCCGGGTTGGCGAGCGCTCCGTCCAGATCTGTCGACCAGCGCTTGATATTGTGCTTCTTCGCCAACTCTTCCATCTTGTCGCGGTTGCGGCCGACGATGATCGGGTCGATCTCCAGCCGCTCGCCGGATTTCAAATACAAACCGCCCTGGTCGCGGATGGCCAGGATCGATCGCACTAGGTGCTGGTTGTAGCCCATGCGGCCTGTAACGCCGTGCAAAATGATCCCCAGACGAGCCATCTTATTTCTCCCTGCCAAATTGTCGAACGGCGGGAGCGGGCGTTGCCCGGCCCTCCCAAGCCAGTAACTAAACGGTTACTTGATGGCAGATCGGAAGCGGGGCTGTCAATAGTCAAATCAAATTTTGAATTTTCAGCGCTTGATCGAAGCGAGGGTCACGTGGACGATATGCTGTTCCCAACTGTCGAGATTTGAGGGCTCAATCAGTTCGCGCCCGAAGATCGTCGAAAGCGTATGTTGGTTCGAAAGGTAGAAGTATCCGAGCGACGCGATCGTTAGATAGACGTGAAGGGGATCGGCGTTCTCGATGAAGACGCCTTCCTTCTTGCCGCGCTCTAGGACCCGCGCGAGCTCACCGATCAGGTGAGAATGCAATTCCTTGAGCCGGACGGATTGGCGAAGCCAGCGGGCGCGGTGCAAGTTTTCCGTACCGAGCAGGCTTAAAAACTCCGGATGCTTGAGGAAATAGCGCCAGGTGAAGAGAGCAAGCTCGCCGATTCCTTCTTCCGGGCTGCGGTCGCCGATATGCAGGGCACGCTCCGCTGTACGGATGCCGACATAAGCCTCCTCCAGCACACGTAGGTAGAGCTGCTCCTTGTCGCCAAAATAGTGATAGAGCATGCGCTTATTGGTGCCGGCCCGCTCGGCAATTGCGTCGACGCGCGCCCCGCCCATGCCGTTTTCGGCAAATTCGCGGGTAGCTGCTTCCAGGATCGCGGCCTTGGTTCTTTCGGGGTCGCGTTGCAATACGCGATCACCGGCCACCCGCTTGGCTTTTTTCTTTTCCCCGGTCTCGCCGCTATTATCCATCCGCTCATCTCCCCAGACGCTCTGTTGCGCTCATAAGGCTTCGGTGCGAGATTGTAAAAGCGACAATCCGGGAGGAGAACCTCGCGAAATTATCACCGCTTGACAGGCCCGATGCTTGTCCATAGCTTGTAACCAATTAGTTATTTGTTGCAAGAGAAACCAGCAAGGAGCGTGTGGAGGCGCTCCCCAAGGGAGGAGGAAAAACAGATGACACTACGCGTAAGCAGACGTAATTTCATGGCGGGCGGGGCAACGCTTCTCTCGCTTTCGGCACTTGGTTCCAATGCCTTTGCGCAGGATACACGACTGCGTCTGCTGTGGTGGGGATCCCAGCCACGTGCAGATCGCACCAACAAGGTATCGGAACTCTACAAGGCAAAGAATCCGGGCACGTCGATAACCGGCGAGTTTCTCGGTTGGGGTGATTATTGGCCTCGCCTCGCCACGCAGGTCGCTGGCAAGAATGCCCCCGATGTTATCCAAATGGATTACCGTTACATCGTCGAGTATGCACACCGCGGCGCACTTGCGCCTCTCGATTCCTACATGCCGTCGAAGCTCAATCTAGGTGACTTTGACAAGGCGCAGATCGAGGGCGGCAGCGTCGATGGGCATCTTTATGGTGTGAGTCTGGGTGCGAATTCGGCGGCCACCATGCTGAGCAAGACCGCCTTCGAGGAAGCGGGCATCGATCTTCCGACAAAGGCAACGACCTGGGAAGAGTTTGGCAAGATGGCAGCCGAACTGACCAAGGCCGGCAAGCGTAAAGGCATGTTCGGAATGGCCGATGGCAGCGGTGGGGAGCCGCTTTTCGAAAACTACCTCCGCCAACGCGGAAAGGCGCTTTATACTGCTGATGCGAAGATTGGCTTTGGCGTCGAAGAGGCATCCGAATGGTTTGATATGTGGAACAAGTTCCGTGAAAGCGGTGCATGCGTTCCGCCCGACATTCAGGCTTTGGACAAGAACGACATCGAGACCAATACGCTGACCCTTGGCAAGTCTGCCGCTGGTTTCGCGCACTCGAACCAATTCGTGGCATACCAGCAGATGAACAAGGACAAGCTCACTCTGGCAAACCACATGCGAGTGACAAAGGATTCGAAGGGCGGCCACTACCGCAAGCCTTCCATGTTCTTCTCGGTTTCAGCTCAGTCGAAAGTGGTCGATCAGGCAGTCGATTACGTGAACTTCTTCGTCACGAACCCGGATGCAGCACTGGCGCTGGGTGTTGAACGCGGCATTCCGGAATCGGCAGCGATGCGTGAGGTCGTGGCAGCCAAGCTCGACGCTGTCGGGAAAGTGCCGCTGGAATACGTCTCCGGCCTCGGCGATCTCGCCGGCAAGTTGCCACCGCCGCCGCCTGCGGGTGCCGGTGAGGGTGAGCTCACGCTTCGAAACATCTCTGAGCAGGTCGGCTTCGGGCAGTTGACAGCGGCAGACGGCGCCAAGCAGCTCGTGGACGAACTTACGCGCATTCTCGCGCGGGGCTGATCCATATGAATAATGCGATGCGCACGATGCCTGCAGAGGCGGCGACGGTAGAACGGTATCGGGGGGCGGTGGCCGACAGCCGGTTCAGGCGGCTGTGGAATGCCAATGCTCCAGGCTATCTCTTCCTGCTGCCGTGGCTTCTGGGTTTCTTCGGGCTGACGTTCGGACCTGCCCTGATGTCGCTTTACCTATCCTTCACCGACTTCGACATGTTGAGGTCGCCGGGCTGGGTGGGCGCGGCAAACTACGTGCGCATCGCCACTGCCGATCCGAAATTCGCCTCGGCGATGTCGGTCACACTGACCTACGTGATGTTGGCCGTGCCCTTCAAGCTTGCTTTTGCGCTGATGGTTGCGCTGGCGTTGAACCGGGGCATCAAGGGCCTGCCAATCTATCGCGCTATCTTCTATCTGCCCTCGCTGCTCGGCGCGAGCGTGGCGATCGCCGTACTCTGGCGCCAGCTTTTTGCCGGTGACGGCCTGGTCAATGCGGCACTTGCACAATTTGGCATTCAGGGACCGAGCTGGATCTCGCATCCGAACTATTCAATCTATACGCTGGTTGCGCTGAGCGTCTGGCAGTTCGGCTCGCCGATGATCATCTTCCTTGCCGGTTTGCGTCAGATCCCGCAGGACATGTACGAAGCCGCCAGTCTCGATGGCGCGTCGAAGTTCCGGCAGTTCTACAAGATCACGCTGCCGCTTCTGACGCCGGTCATCTTCTTCAACGCCGTCGTGCAGACGATCGACGCCTTCAAGGCCTTCACGCCCGCCTTCATCATCTCCGGCGGCACCGGCGGCCCGATCAATTCGACGCTATTTTATACGCTATATCTCTACCAGGAAGCCTTCGGCAACTTCCGCATGGGCTATGCCTCGGCGCTTGCCTGGATTCTGGTGATCATTATCGCGATCTTCACCGCGTTCTCGTTCCTGTCCTCGCGTTACTGGGTGCACTACGATGACTGAGATGACTGCCATTGTCACCGCCCCGCAGCCGCCCTCGGACGTCAACAAGCGCAGCCTGCCGGGCTCGATCCTGGTCCATGCCCTGCTGATCGGCGGCTCGCTCCTGATGCTCTATCCGTTGCTTTGGATGGTTTCGGCTTCGGTGCGGCCGGAAAACGAAATCTTCACGTCAACGTCGATTTTTCCATCGTCCATTGATTTCTCATCCTATCTTCGTGGATGGGTCGGCCTCGATGTCAGCTTCGGTCGGTTCTTCTGGAACTCCCTGGTGATTTCGGTGCTGACGGTGGTCGGCAATGTCATTGCCTGTTCCCTCGCTGCCTTCGCCTTTGCGCGCTTGCGCTTTGCTGGCCGGAACTTCTGGTTCGCGATCATGCTCGGCACGCTGATGATCCCCTATCACGTGACGCTGATCCCGCAATATGTGCTCTTCCTGAACCTCGGTTGGGTCAATACCATCCTGCCGCTGGTGGTGCCGAAGTTCCTGGCAAGCGACGCCTTTTTCATTTTCCTCA
It includes:
- a CDS encoding sugar phosphate isomerase/epimerase family protein → MQVEGLSINLATIREQCGFGQAVDLCLKHGITRIAPWREQVAKVGLAEAVRIVKSNGLKLTGLCRGGFFPAENEAGWQRNLDDNRRAIDEAAALGADCLVLVVGGLPGSSKDIGAARQMVSDGIAAVSPHAEAAGMPLAIEPLHPMYAADRACVNTLAHALDMCEQLGENVGVAIDVYHVWWDPDLANQIARAGQMKRIFAHHICDWLVPTKDMLTDRGMMGDGVIDLKGIRRMIEKAGFLGAQEVEIFSAENWWKRPADEVIATCVERYHSCCQA
- a CDS encoding hydroxyacid dehydrogenase, coding for MSRPGIAFAMHPERTEHVVSDELLQRLEVIGRLLDREPLQNFSDERARRVLPETEILITGWGAPQVGGEVLAAARRLKIVAHAAGTVKGIIGEEIFRAGIAVSHAAEANAAPVAEFTLAAILFAGKQVFRFRDRYVTDRNRDRTHPMQRLAIGNYRRTVGIIGASRIGRRVIKLLEPFDYRLVLFDPTISMAEAQGLGAEKVELDTLMRVSDIISLHAPSLPSTQHMIDADRLALMKDGATLINTARGAIIDEAALLATLATGRIDAIIDVTDPEIPEPSSAFYDLPNLFLTPHIAGAVGLERMRLGEMAADEIERFLKGEPLRYGVTLADLEKMA
- a CDS encoding Gfo/Idh/MocA family protein — its product is MARLGIILHGVTGRMGYNQHLVRSILAIRDQGGLYLKSGERLEIDPIIVGRNRDKMEELAKKHNIKRWSTDLDGALANPDDQIFFDAGTTLMRAELLSKALDAGKHVYCEKPISDDLQVAVDLARKARASGLKHGVVQDKLFLPGLRKLALLRDSGFFGKILSVRGEFGYWVFEGDWGVPAQRPSWNYRKGDGGGIILDMLCHWRYVLDNLFGEVKAVSCLGATHIGSRVDEQGKTYACDTDDAAYATFELEGGVIAQINSSWAVRVRRDDLVTFQVDGTHGSAVAGLTKCWTQHRVNTPKPVWNPDQPQTIDFYQTWDEVPDTQAFDNGFKVQWEMFLRHVAEDAPWPYGLEAGAKGVQLAELGLRSWAERRWLDVPALEF
- a CDS encoding dihydrodipicolinate synthase family protein — its product is MQTINLPLDGRIAPYTLTGTPIELKKRDAKDFPRVVFAAAHVVADPLADNDPWLTPAIDWERTLAFRHRLWDLGLGVAEAMDTAQRGMGLGWPEARDLIRRALAEARTRKDALIACGAGTDHLAPGPDVTIDTIIRAYEEQIEAVEAEGGRIILMASRALAAAARGPDDYIRVYDRILRQVKEPVVIHWLGEMFDPALEGYWGNPDHVKAMSTCLQVIEANAAKVDGIKVSLLSKEKEIAMRRQLPKGVRMYTGDDFNYAELIAGDEQGHSDALLGIFDAIAPAASAAMEALGRKSNREFFDLLDPTVPLSRHIFKAPTRFYKTGVVFLAYLNGLQDHFTMIGGQQSTRSLTHLAELFRLADKARVLADPDMAVNRMKRVLAVHGVY
- a CDS encoding carbohydrate ABC transporter permease produces the protein MTAIVTAPQPPSDVNKRSLPGSILVHALLIGGSLLMLYPLLWMVSASVRPENEIFTSTSIFPSSIDFSSYLRGWVGLDVSFGRFFWNSLVISVLTVVGNVIACSLAAFAFARLRFAGRNFWFAIMLGTLMIPYHVTLIPQYVLFLNLGWVNTILPLVVPKFLASDAFFIFLMVQFFRGIPRELDEAAMMDGCSAWRIYWKIMLPLSLPVLATAAIFSFIWTWDDFFGPLIYLNDMNTYTIQLGLRTFVDSTSASDWGGLFAMSTLSLVPVFFFFLFFQRLLIEGIATTGMKR
- a CDS encoding carbohydrate ABC transporter permease — protein: MNNAMRTMPAEAATVERYRGAVADSRFRRLWNANAPGYLFLLPWLLGFFGLTFGPALMSLYLSFTDFDMLRSPGWVGAANYVRIATADPKFASAMSVTLTYVMLAVPFKLAFALMVALALNRGIKGLPIYRAIFYLPSLLGASVAIAVLWRQLFAGDGLVNAALAQFGIQGPSWISHPNYSIYTLVALSVWQFGSPMIIFLAGLRQIPQDMYEAASLDGASKFRQFYKITLPLLTPVIFFNAVVQTIDAFKAFTPAFIISGGTGGPINSTLFYTLYLYQEAFGNFRMGYASALAWILVIIIAIFTAFSFLSSRYWVHYDD
- a CDS encoding TetR/AcrR family transcriptional regulator, with translation MDNSGETGEKKKAKRVAGDRVLQRDPERTKAAILEAATREFAENGMGGARVDAIAERAGTNKRMLYHYFGDKEQLYLRVLEEAYVGIRTAERALHIGDRSPEEGIGELALFTWRYFLKHPEFLSLLGTENLHRARWLRQSVRLKELHSHLIGELARVLERGKKEGVFIENADPLHVYLTIASLGYFYLSNQHTLSTIFGRELIEPSNLDSWEQHIVHVTLASIKR
- a CDS encoding Gfo/Idh/MocA family protein, giving the protein MEKRRFALIGTGNRGTTMWGKELLAGWREHVDLVAIVEKNSLRGERARTMIGSNAPIYEDIDAMLAEVKPDLVIVCTPDQTHDAIVVRALEAGIDVITEKPMTTAVDKIRRIIDAEKRTGRRVDVSFNYRYAPTAAKIKELLNSGEIGRISSVDFHWYLNTKHGADYFRRWHAYTENSGSLFVHKATHHFDLLNWYLDSDPEAVTSFADLQNYGRKGPFRGPRCKLCPHTHECDYYLDLEADPFLDALYEEPSKIDGYFRDGCVFREDIDIPDTMVVSIRYRNNVHVSYSLNTFQPIEGHHLAFNGTKGRIEIRQHEAQPWEVKKEDEILLIRNFPNGKEAVERIIVPHSSGGHYGGDDRMRNMIFKPDMQDRLHQRAGTRAGAMSVLCGIAALQSSRTGKVVNLADLMPELANDDSPNSRRVE
- a CDS encoding ABC transporter substrate-binding protein, yielding MTLRVSRRNFMAGGATLLSLSALGSNAFAQDTRLRLLWWGSQPRADRTNKVSELYKAKNPGTSITGEFLGWGDYWPRLATQVAGKNAPDVIQMDYRYIVEYAHRGALAPLDSYMPSKLNLGDFDKAQIEGGSVDGHLYGVSLGANSAATMLSKTAFEEAGIDLPTKATTWEEFGKMAAELTKAGKRKGMFGMADGSGGEPLFENYLRQRGKALYTADAKIGFGVEEASEWFDMWNKFRESGACVPPDIQALDKNDIETNTLTLGKSAAGFAHSNQFVAYQQMNKDKLTLANHMRVTKDSKGGHYRKPSMFFSVSAQSKVVDQAVDYVNFFVTNPDAALALGVERGIPESAAMREVVAAKLDAVGKVPLEYVSGLGDLAGKLPPPPPAGAGEGELTLRNISEQVGFGQLTAADGAKQLVDELTRILARG